CGCGTATGCCGGAACTGCTCGCTGCGGTGCCTGGGCAGCTCGCGCGTGTGCAGCAACGAACTCGGGCCAACCTTGTACGTCTGCATGCCGTCCTGGAGGCCGATGAGGCAGGTTTGGTCTCGGTGCTGCGCGCCGAAGGCGGTTGGAACGTGCTGCTGCGTTTCCCCTCGGTCATCGACGAAAATACGCTCGTGCTGCGCCTGATCCGTGATTTCAACCTGACCGGCCAGCCCGGCTATTACTTCGATATGACCGAAAACGGCTATCTGGCGGTCTCGCTGCTGCCCGAACCGGATGTTTTCGAGCGCAATATCAGGGCGGTCCTTGAATCCGTATCGCGGGAAATAGGGCAATAAGGAAGCACGATCGCAAGATGTTTTTCGATGATGAAGACCGTGATGCCGCCGATGCGTCGGCCCAAATACCGTATGACGCCACAGTCGACCAATCGGTCAGCGATGCTTGTGAAGGGCAGGTTCCCGCCGACGAAGCGATGGCACCCAATCCCGATCATGACGCTGATACTCACGATGAAAGCAGAGGTCATCATTGGATTTTCAAGCGTCACAGCCCACAGTGGCATCGCCAGTGGGAATCGGGCTGGGGTGTGGCTTATCTCATCTTTGTGATGCTCTTAGACTTGTTTCTAGCAGTTTTTGGCTTTTGGTTCTTTGTTTCTTCCATCAAGCAGGACATGGGTTATATCGAACCTATGTGGTTGCTGTGGCCTATCAAGATTCTTGAATTAGTCGTGGTGGTTCAATACTTTGCCTCAATAATAGGAATCCTTGTTTTTCTTGTCGTCAGGACCGCGCGCAGTAAACGGCTGTTGAAAAGAACATTGTGGCTGTGGACCTTGGCTGTGGTGGTCCTATGCGTCATCGCCATGGTCGTCTCCTATTATGTCAATCCAAAAAACGATGTTGATTTCCTGCTCATCGCTTTGTTCAGCCTGATGGTTCCCTTGTCTGATTTCAATGGTAAATACGGGCATCAGCCGATCAACGATGTGATCCTTAAAAAGTAAAGCACACGTCATCGTTGATACCGTTTGGTCCGTCCGGATGGCCTCTACATGACGAACCAGGAAGCCACGGCTTGGAACTGCGCCGGATTCGCCTGACTCAGGTCGCCCTCGCGACCGGGGACGAAGATGATCAGAAACGCCAGAACGACACTCAGCAGCAGAAGCAGCAGCATGGACAGGCGCAAGGCCACACATCCCCAATCGATTGAGGGCCGTGGAATCTCGGCCGTTCCCCGACGAGGAAGACCGAGCTTCGCAAACCGATTGTGCGGGTTTGCCGCTGATGCAGGCTTCTCCTTATCCGGTAGTGCAGCTTGCGGTCCAGATGAGGTTTTCGATTTGCTTCTGCATGGCCGGGCGTCACCCAGAACCGCCCCGGACACCACAATGGCCGAAAGCGCCACCAACCAGCCGAAATCGACCATATAACGCCAGCCGATGCCACCTTTGAGGATGTCGACAAGCAGCAGCAGCAAGGCCAGGGGCAAAGCCGAATAGACTAGGCGAAGCAGGCCGGTACGGCGGATACGTCTTCTGACGGCCGGCAACAGCAGCAAGACGATGAGCAGGAGGGCCGGGCACAGCATGAAAAGCCCGCCTACCAACGGTTCCTTATAGCACCATGCCGCCAACGGTGTGGGGCTGATGGACAGGAAGGGGAAATCACCGGAGAGGCGCAACGGCAACAACAGGTAATAGCCGAGCATGGGCAGCAGGTTGGCCGGCGAATTGCGGTAATGGGTCATATCGGCGACGGTGAGCTGGTAGCGATCGCCGAAATTCAGCGGCGAGCCGAATCGGATGGCGTTATAGAAGCACAGCGGCACCACCACGATCAGTGCAGGCAGCAATATCGAAGCCAGCGCGCCGGCTATCGCCCTACGCTTCCCGGACTGTTGCGTGGCAGGAGACTTGACGAATATCGCGCGGATCTGTGGCCAGAATATGGGGAAGGCCAACAGTGAGACCAAGGCGAATGTCGGGCGACAACCGAAGTTCGCCGCTATGCACAGCGAGCCTGCGGCAAGATGGGGCCACGACAGCGCCGGGGCGGACCCGATGGCCAAGGTATGGCGGTGAGGCAACGACGAACCCGACCAGAACCATAATCCCATCAAACTCAAGGCGAGGGAAGCGGCGAAGGGAACGGAATAGAAGTTCATGCGAAATGCCAGATAGCCGACTTGCGAGCCCAGCAGAAGAAAGGCGATGGCCATCGAAACCGTGGCCAGCGAGGTCTTGGGGTTCAGCCTTTTCAGCAGCCGGATGACCAGCAGGGAGCAAAAAAGCGTGAAGAGGAACAGCAGAAACGCCACGGCCGCATCCGTGGGAAGTATCAGCCCGCCGGGTACGAACAGCGAGGTCAGCAGACGATAGGGAGCGAAAAGCAACAGTGCCGGCAACATGCCGAAATAGGAATACCAATGGCCCCGATAGAACGCGTAGTCCCAGTAGATCGGCGTGACCCCGTTGCGCAGCATCGTTTCACGGGTTTGTGGGTCATAGGGGTTGGCTGCGTCTTTCAGGCCCTGTGGCACAGGCAGATCCAATGTGGTCTGGCCGTGGAGCAGGGAATCCGCCAGATGGCCGTACTGATGGAAATCATAGGTGTAGGCGCCCGGCT
The window above is part of the Bifidobacterium sp. ESL0704 genome. Proteins encoded here:
- a CDS encoding glycosyltransferase, whose product is MSTSSVSNAHRHKTAIFALLAAAIILLLECFAFNLQFWSTLGASRDSVSALNTLGPGLARQKDGTLLVTDPTTAFLSTKADGSSPYVRLDSAESTFRFTSPSQVWGLAQSGQNTQGTQSKVDKQSKPALTAFHIRVDAEGQASAVHLVATAVSRSCYLRIPRLAPSPRSTDIKVWVDEPAGTQVDIAAVHANVRVPFHASWGRVAAMFVLVVLIALWMPTSVLWQRRLDTSSVWQRLTFAAFILVVGAYALVSIVQSIAASTPSAAFRQPGAYTYDFHQYGHLADSLLHGQTTLDLPVPQGLKDAANPYDPQTRETMLRNGVTPIYWDYAFYRGHWYSYFGMLPALLLFAPYRLLTSLFVPGGLILPTDAAVAFLLFLFTLFCSLLVIRLLKRLNPKTSLATVSMAIAFLLLGSQVGYLAFRMNFYSVPFAASLALSLMGLWFWSGSSLPHRHTLAIGSAPALSWPHLAAGSLCIAANFGCRPTFALVSLLAFPIFWPQIRAIFVKSPATQQSGKRRAIAGALASILLPALIVVVPLCFYNAIRFGSPLNFGDRYQLTVADMTHYRNSPANLLPMLGYYLLLPLRLSGDFPFLSISPTPLAAWCYKEPLVGGLFMLCPALLLIVLLLLPAVRRRIRRTGLLRLVYSALPLALLLLLVDILKGGIGWRYMVDFGWLVALSAIVVSGAVLGDARPCRSKSKTSSGPQAALPDKEKPASAANPHNRFAKLGLPRRGTAEIPRPSIDWGCVALRLSMLLLLLLSVVLAFLIIFVPGREGDLSQANPAQFQAVASWFVM